Proteins from a genomic interval of Corythoichthys intestinalis isolate RoL2023-P3 chromosome 3, ASM3026506v1, whole genome shotgun sequence:
- the mier3b gene encoding mesoderm induction early response protein 3 isoform X2 — translation MAEASIGSSSPVGSLSSEDHDFDPTAEMLVHEYDDERTLEEEESLEGGGNISSEIADLEKEGNMPLEELLAIYRYEASGGSSIDSSSGDLTDELPDMTLDKEEIAKDLLSGDYEEETQSSADDLTPSVTSHEATDFFPRTLRSNAVSDGDKDSECDDDGPSPEDSRKEIMVGSEYQAEVPLTICHYIEGEKAYEDEDELMWSPGALTESKVKSFLTDVMSRTTAEKTTHDKLHVRDNEQALFELVQCNYNTHEALEQYCSHLKSSKEKSPPWSEEECKNFEHALQMYDKNFHLIQKHKVTTRTVAECVAFYYMWKKSERFDFFVQQNRFGKKKYSSYPGVTDLMDRLVDEAEGLAVDSSSSVCSSSGGGRMESTTDQQLSLLNSITASDLTALSNSVATVCSPAEASCLDSYSFPPLESLHRASLNHDESLGFPSGGADADCLDMLDAGFYHSDLGQLSNVCVAKDCERPSKRLKMALPDSYMGDVSVGNLGVDFEARRTAPHHHRITGAKMAVSVTDFGEPNVFLGGHARHHVQHTAALQSD, via the exons ATGGCGGAG GCTTCCATTGGGAGTTCTAGTCCAG TTGGCTCTTTGTCGTCAGAAGATCATGATTTTGACCCGACTGCAGAGATGCTAGTTCACGAGTATGATGACGAGAGGACCCTGGAGGAAGAAGAGTCTCTGGAAGGGGGAGGCAATATTAGCTCTGAGATTGCAGATTTGGAGAAG GAGGGTAACATGCCTCTGGAGGAGCTGCTTGCCATCTATCGCTACGAGGCTTCTGGGGGTTCCAGTATAGACAGCTCTTCTGGTGACCTTACGGATGAGCTGCCTGACATGACTTTGGACAAG GAGGAAATTGCCAAAGACTTACTGTCTGGTGACTACGAAGAGGAGACCCAGTCATCAGCGGATGACCTCACACCTTCGGTCACCTCCCATGAGGCTACTGATTTCTTCCCTAGAACACTTCGAT CCAATGCGGTCTCTGATGGTGATAAAGATTCCGAGTGTGACGATGATGGTCCTAGTCCAGAAGATTCCAGAAAG GAAATAATGGTGGGCTCTGAGTACCAAGCTGAAGTTCCTTTGACCATCTGCCATTACATAGAAGGCGAGAAAG CATATGAAGATGAAGATGAGTTAATGTGGAGTCCGGGTGCGCTGACAGAGAGCAAGGTCAAGAGCTTTCTGACCGACGTGATGTCTCGGACGACAGCCGAAAAGACAACGCATGACAAGCTACATGTTCGAGACAACGAACAG GCTTTGTTTGAGCTCGTCCAGTGCAACTACAATACCCACGAGGCACTGGAGCAATACTGTAGCCACCTAAAGTCCTCGAAAG AAAAATCCCCCCCGTGGTCTGAAGAGGAATGCAAGAATTTTGAACATGCTCTACAGATGTATGACAAGAACTTTCACCTTATCCAGAAACACAAA GTGACGACGCGAACGGTAGCAGAATGTGTGGCATTTTACTACATGTGGAAGAAGTCGGAGCGTTTTGACTTCTTCGTGCAGCAGAATCGCTTTGGGAAGAAAAAGTACAGCAGCTATCCaggcgtcac AGACCTAATGGACAGGCTCGTGGACGAAGCGGAAGGTTTGGCTGTGGACAGTTCGTCGTCTGTGTGCTCAAGCAGCGGAGGAGGAAGGATGGAAAGCACGACGGATCAACAGCTCAGTCTGCTCAACTCCATCACTGCCAGTGACCTCACAG CTCTGAGCAACAGCGTAGCGACGGTGTGCAGCCCGGCCGAGGCGTCGTGCTTGGACTCCTACAGCTTCCCCCCGCTGGAGAGCCTCCACAGGGCTTCGCTCAACCACGACGAGTCGCTGGGCTTCCCGTCGGGCGGTGCCGACGCCGACTGCCTCGACATGCTAGACGCAGGCTTCTACCACTCGGATCTGGGCCAGCTGAGCAACGTGTGCGTCGCGAAGGACTGCGAGCGGCCATCCAAGAGACTCAAGATGGCGCTGCCGGACTCGTACATGGGCGACGTCTCTGTGGGGAACCTCGGCGTGGATTTTGAAGCGCGCCGGACCGCGCCGCACCACCATCGGATAACAGGCGCCAAAATGGCCGTGTCGGTAACGGACTTCGGCGAGCCCaacgtttttttgggggggcacgCGCGCCATCATGTGCAGCACACAGCAGCACTTCAGTCCGACTGA
- the mier3b gene encoding mesoderm induction early response protein 3 isoform X3, which translates to MLVHEYDDERTLEEEESLEGGGNISSEIADLEKEGNMPLEELLAIYRYEASGGSSIDSSSGDLTDELPDMTLDKEEIAKDLLSGDYEEETQSSADDLTPSVTSHEATDFFPRTLRSNAVSDGDKDSECDDDGPSPEDSRKEIMVGSEYQAEVPLTICHYIEGEKAYEDEDELMWSPGALTESKVKSFLTDVMSRTTAEKTTHDKLHVRDNEQALFELVQCNYNTHEALEQYCSHLKSSKEKSPPWSEEECKNFEHALQMYDKNFHLIQKHKVTTRTVAECVAFYYMWKKSERFDFFVQQNRFGKKKYSSYPGVTDLMDRLVDEAEGLAVDSSSSVCSSSGGGRMESTTDQQLSLLNSITASDLTALSNSVATVCSPAEASCLDSYSFPPLESLHRASLNHDESLGFPSGGADADCLDMLDAGFYHSDLGQLSNVCVAKDCERPSKRLKMALPDSYMGDVSVGNLGVDFEARRTAPHHHRITGAKMAVSVTDFGEPNVFLGGHARHHVQHTAALQSD; encoded by the exons ATGCTAGTTCACGAGTATGATGACGAGAGGACCCTGGAGGAAGAAGAGTCTCTGGAAGGGGGAGGCAATATTAGCTCTGAGATTGCAGATTTGGAGAAG GAGGGTAACATGCCTCTGGAGGAGCTGCTTGCCATCTATCGCTACGAGGCTTCTGGGGGTTCCAGTATAGACAGCTCTTCTGGTGACCTTACGGATGAGCTGCCTGACATGACTTTGGACAAG GAGGAAATTGCCAAAGACTTACTGTCTGGTGACTACGAAGAGGAGACCCAGTCATCAGCGGATGACCTCACACCTTCGGTCACCTCCCATGAGGCTACTGATTTCTTCCCTAGAACACTTCGAT CCAATGCGGTCTCTGATGGTGATAAAGATTCCGAGTGTGACGATGATGGTCCTAGTCCAGAAGATTCCAGAAAG GAAATAATGGTGGGCTCTGAGTACCAAGCTGAAGTTCCTTTGACCATCTGCCATTACATAGAAGGCGAGAAAG CATATGAAGATGAAGATGAGTTAATGTGGAGTCCGGGTGCGCTGACAGAGAGCAAGGTCAAGAGCTTTCTGACCGACGTGATGTCTCGGACGACAGCCGAAAAGACAACGCATGACAAGCTACATGTTCGAGACAACGAACAG GCTTTGTTTGAGCTCGTCCAGTGCAACTACAATACCCACGAGGCACTGGAGCAATACTGTAGCCACCTAAAGTCCTCGAAAG AAAAATCCCCCCCGTGGTCTGAAGAGGAATGCAAGAATTTTGAACATGCTCTACAGATGTATGACAAGAACTTTCACCTTATCCAGAAACACAAA GTGACGACGCGAACGGTAGCAGAATGTGTGGCATTTTACTACATGTGGAAGAAGTCGGAGCGTTTTGACTTCTTCGTGCAGCAGAATCGCTTTGGGAAGAAAAAGTACAGCAGCTATCCaggcgtcac AGACCTAATGGACAGGCTCGTGGACGAAGCGGAAGGTTTGGCTGTGGACAGTTCGTCGTCTGTGTGCTCAAGCAGCGGAGGAGGAAGGATGGAAAGCACGACGGATCAACAGCTCAGTCTGCTCAACTCCATCACTGCCAGTGACCTCACAG CTCTGAGCAACAGCGTAGCGACGGTGTGCAGCCCGGCCGAGGCGTCGTGCTTGGACTCCTACAGCTTCCCCCCGCTGGAGAGCCTCCACAGGGCTTCGCTCAACCACGACGAGTCGCTGGGCTTCCCGTCGGGCGGTGCCGACGCCGACTGCCTCGACATGCTAGACGCAGGCTTCTACCACTCGGATCTGGGCCAGCTGAGCAACGTGTGCGTCGCGAAGGACTGCGAGCGGCCATCCAAGAGACTCAAGATGGCGCTGCCGGACTCGTACATGGGCGACGTCTCTGTGGGGAACCTCGGCGTGGATTTTGAAGCGCGCCGGACCGCGCCGCACCACCATCGGATAACAGGCGCCAAAATGGCCGTGTCGGTAACGGACTTCGGCGAGCCCaacgtttttttgggggggcacgCGCGCCATCATGTGCAGCACACAGCAGCACTTCAGTCCGACTGA
- the mier3b gene encoding mesoderm induction early response protein 3 isoform X1 has translation MSGVILHSKAAAPSLSAAWASIGSSSPVGSLSSEDHDFDPTAEMLVHEYDDERTLEEEESLEGGGNISSEIADLEKEGNMPLEELLAIYRYEASGGSSIDSSSGDLTDELPDMTLDKEEIAKDLLSGDYEEETQSSADDLTPSVTSHEATDFFPRTLRSNAVSDGDKDSECDDDGPSPEDSRKEIMVGSEYQAEVPLTICHYIEGEKAYEDEDELMWSPGALTESKVKSFLTDVMSRTTAEKTTHDKLHVRDNEQALFELVQCNYNTHEALEQYCSHLKSSKEKSPPWSEEECKNFEHALQMYDKNFHLIQKHKVTTRTVAECVAFYYMWKKSERFDFFVQQNRFGKKKYSSYPGVTDLMDRLVDEAEGLAVDSSSSVCSSSGGGRMESTTDQQLSLLNSITASDLTALSNSVATVCSPAEASCLDSYSFPPLESLHRASLNHDESLGFPSGGADADCLDMLDAGFYHSDLGQLSNVCVAKDCERPSKRLKMALPDSYMGDVSVGNLGVDFEARRTAPHHHRITGAKMAVSVTDFGEPNVFLGGHARHHVQHTAALQSD, from the exons ATGTCTGGAGTGATCCTTCACTCCAAGGCCGCTGCGCCTTCGCTCTCAGCTGCTTGG GCTTCCATTGGGAGTTCTAGTCCAG TTGGCTCTTTGTCGTCAGAAGATCATGATTTTGACCCGACTGCAGAGATGCTAGTTCACGAGTATGATGACGAGAGGACCCTGGAGGAAGAAGAGTCTCTGGAAGGGGGAGGCAATATTAGCTCTGAGATTGCAGATTTGGAGAAG GAGGGTAACATGCCTCTGGAGGAGCTGCTTGCCATCTATCGCTACGAGGCTTCTGGGGGTTCCAGTATAGACAGCTCTTCTGGTGACCTTACGGATGAGCTGCCTGACATGACTTTGGACAAG GAGGAAATTGCCAAAGACTTACTGTCTGGTGACTACGAAGAGGAGACCCAGTCATCAGCGGATGACCTCACACCTTCGGTCACCTCCCATGAGGCTACTGATTTCTTCCCTAGAACACTTCGAT CCAATGCGGTCTCTGATGGTGATAAAGATTCCGAGTGTGACGATGATGGTCCTAGTCCAGAAGATTCCAGAAAG GAAATAATGGTGGGCTCTGAGTACCAAGCTGAAGTTCCTTTGACCATCTGCCATTACATAGAAGGCGAGAAAG CATATGAAGATGAAGATGAGTTAATGTGGAGTCCGGGTGCGCTGACAGAGAGCAAGGTCAAGAGCTTTCTGACCGACGTGATGTCTCGGACGACAGCCGAAAAGACAACGCATGACAAGCTACATGTTCGAGACAACGAACAG GCTTTGTTTGAGCTCGTCCAGTGCAACTACAATACCCACGAGGCACTGGAGCAATACTGTAGCCACCTAAAGTCCTCGAAAG AAAAATCCCCCCCGTGGTCTGAAGAGGAATGCAAGAATTTTGAACATGCTCTACAGATGTATGACAAGAACTTTCACCTTATCCAGAAACACAAA GTGACGACGCGAACGGTAGCAGAATGTGTGGCATTTTACTACATGTGGAAGAAGTCGGAGCGTTTTGACTTCTTCGTGCAGCAGAATCGCTTTGGGAAGAAAAAGTACAGCAGCTATCCaggcgtcac AGACCTAATGGACAGGCTCGTGGACGAAGCGGAAGGTTTGGCTGTGGACAGTTCGTCGTCTGTGTGCTCAAGCAGCGGAGGAGGAAGGATGGAAAGCACGACGGATCAACAGCTCAGTCTGCTCAACTCCATCACTGCCAGTGACCTCACAG CTCTGAGCAACAGCGTAGCGACGGTGTGCAGCCCGGCCGAGGCGTCGTGCTTGGACTCCTACAGCTTCCCCCCGCTGGAGAGCCTCCACAGGGCTTCGCTCAACCACGACGAGTCGCTGGGCTTCCCGTCGGGCGGTGCCGACGCCGACTGCCTCGACATGCTAGACGCAGGCTTCTACCACTCGGATCTGGGCCAGCTGAGCAACGTGTGCGTCGCGAAGGACTGCGAGCGGCCATCCAAGAGACTCAAGATGGCGCTGCCGGACTCGTACATGGGCGACGTCTCTGTGGGGAACCTCGGCGTGGATTTTGAAGCGCGCCGGACCGCGCCGCACCACCATCGGATAACAGGCGCCAAAATGGCCGTGTCGGTAACGGACTTCGGCGAGCCCaacgtttttttgggggggcacgCGCGCCATCATGTGCAGCACACAGCAGCACTTCAGTCCGACTGA